From Lolium perenne isolate Kyuss_39 chromosome 5, Kyuss_2.0, whole genome shotgun sequence, a single genomic window includes:
- the LOC127302400 gene encoding PTI1-like tyrosine-protein kinase 1 has protein sequence MSRWFCCCNFHSSQGHGSYHQREDEFRSSPDEKELCVRGKRKEENGFASKSDPTRPPPPIEVPEISLDELKEKTNNFGPKALIGEGSYGRVYYAILDSGTHVAVKMLDTSSDSEPDNEFLTQLLIASKLKHENFMEMLGYCVEGNQRLVAYEFATMGSLRDILHGRKGVPGAQPGPALDWMQRVKIAIDTAKGLEYLHEKAQPSIVHRDIRSSNVLLFEDYGAKVADFTLSNQSPDMAARLHSTRVLGTFGYHAPEFAMAGQITQKSDVYSFGVVLLELLTGRKPLDNSMPRGQRSLVIWATPRLTEDTVKECVDPRLKGECPPKGVARLAAVAALCVQYEPENRPSMSIVVKALSPLFQHKPQPPPAAPSDTCNG, from the exons ATGTCCCGGTGGTTTTGCTGCTGCAATTTCCATAGTTCACAAGGTCATGGTTCATATCATCAACGCGAAGATGAATTTCGGTCCAGCCCAGATGAGAAAGAATTATGTGTGCGTGGAAAGAGGAAAGAAG AAAATGGGTTTGCTTCCAAAAGTGACCCAACAAGACCTCCTCCTCCCATTGAAGTACCTGAAATTTCACTTGATGAATTGAAAGAAAAGACCAACAATTTTGGGCCAAAAGCTTTGATCGGTGAAGGATCATACGGCAGAGTGTACTATGCTATTCTAGACAGTGGAACACATGTTGCTGTTAAAATGCTTGATACTTCATCAGACAGTGAGCCCGATAATGAATTTCTTACACAG CTCTTGATTGCGTCAAAATTAAAGCATGAAAATTTTATGGAAATGCTTGGTTACTGTGTGGAAGGAAATCAACGTCTGGTGGCCTATGAATTTGCTACGATGGGTTCTCTACGTGATATTTTACATG GAAGAAAAGGTGTCCCTGGTGCACAGCCTGGCCCAGCACTTGACTGGATGCAGCGGGTCAAAATTGCGATAGATACTGCTAAAGGGCTAGAATATCTTCATGAGAAGGCTCAACCTTCGATAGTCCATCGGGACATACGGTCTAGCAATGTCCTTCTATTTGAGGACTACGGAGCGAAAGTTGCAGATTTTACTCTTTCGAATCAGTCTCCTGATATGGCTGCTCGTTTGCATTCCACCCGGGTCCTTGGAACCTTCGGCTATCATGCTCCTGA GTTTGCCATGGCTGGCCAGATAACTCAGAAAAGTGATGTATATAGCTTTGGAGTAGTTCTTTTAGAACTTCTGACGGGAAGGAAACCATTAGATAATTCAATGCCTAGAGGTCAGCGAAGTCTAGTTATATGG GCAACACCTCGCTTGACCGAGGATACAGTAAAAGAATGTGTTGACCCCAGGTTGAAGGGAGAGTGTCCCCCAAAAGGCGTTGCCAGG CTTGCAGCAGTGGCAGCGCTCTGCGTGCAGTACGAACCCGAGAACAGGCCTAGCATGAGCATTGTCGTCAAGGCACTCTCTCCCCTTTTTCAGCATAAACCTCAACCTCCACCAGCTGCTCCTTCTGATACATGCAACGGCTGA